One genomic region from Xenopus laevis strain J_2021 chromosome 2L, Xenopus_laevis_v10.1, whole genome shotgun sequence encodes:
- the lcp1.L gene encoding plastin-2 has protein sequence MAAPRQVTEEEMEELREAFSKVDADGNGFISLNELNDLFKAANLPLPGYRLREIVQSFMEVGDQNKDGKISFDEFITVFNDLKSSDVAKTFRKAINKKEGICAIGGTSEQSSAGTQHSYSEEEKYAFVNWVNKALEKDQDCKHVIPMNPDTDDLFKAVGDGIVLCKMINLSVAETIDERAINKKKLTPFTIQENLNLALNSASAIGCHVVNIGAEDLKEGKPHLVLGLLWQIIKIGLFADIELSRNEALIALLRDGESLEDLMKLSPEELLLRWANYHLEIAGCNKINNFSSDIKDSKAYYHLINQVAPKGDEEGIPAIDIDMTGLKEKEDVKRAECMLVQADRLGCRQFVTATDVVRGNPKLNLAFIANLFNKYPALHKPENQDIDWSSIEGETREERTFRNWMNSLGVNPRVNHLYSDLSDALVIFQLYEKIKVPVDWNRVNKPPYPKLGGNMKKLENCNYAVELGKNKAKFSLVGIAGQDLNEGNRTLTLALLWQLMRRYTLNILEDIGGGQKVNDETIISWVNETLKEAGKASSISSFKDGKISTSMPVLDLIDAIQPGCINYDLLKTEDLDETEKLNNAKYAISMARKVGARVYALPDDLVEVKPKMVMTVFACLMGRGLKV, from the exons atggcagcacccagaCAAGTCACTGAGGAAGAGATGGAAGAGCTAAGGGAAGCCTTCAGCAAAGTTG ATGCTGATGGAAATGGTTTCATAAGCCTCAATGAACTGAATGACTTGTTTAAAGCTGCTAATTTGCCTCTCCCTGGCTACAGACTGCGAGAAATTGTCCAGAGTTTTATGGAAGTAGGTGATCAAAACAAGGACGGGAAGATTAGCTTTGATGAATTTATCACG GTTTTTAATGACCTTAAAAGTTCTGATGTTGCCAAGACATTTAGAAAGGCTATAAACAAGAAAGAAGGCATTTGTGCCATTGGTGGTACCTCGGAACAGTCAAGTGCCGGCACTCAACATTCTTACTCAG AGGAGGAAAAATATGCCTTTGTAAACTGGGTCAACAAGGCCTTGGAGAAAGACCAGGACTGCAAACATGTTATTCCCATGAATCCAGACACGGATGATTTGTTTAAAGCTGTTGGTGATGGCATTGTACTTTG CAAAATGATCAACCTTTCTGTAGCAGAGACCATTGATGAAAGAGCCATCAACAAAAAGAAGTTAACACCTTTCACTATCCAG gaAAATCTGAATTTAGCTCTGAATTCAGCCTCTGCCATTGGGTGCCATGTAGTCAACATTGGGGCTGAGGACCTGAAGGAAGGGAAGCCTCATCTGGTGCTGGGACTCCTGTGGCAAATCATCAAGATTGGATTGTTTGCTGACATTGAGCTCAGCAGGAATGAAG CTTTAATTGCCCTTCTGAGGGATGGAGAGAGCTTGGAGGACCTAATGAAGCTGTCCCCGGAAGAGCTGCTGCTGAGGTGGGCAAACTACCATCTGGAGATTGCTGGCTGTAACAAAATCAACAACTTCAGCTCAGATATCAAG GACTCTAAAGCATATTACCATTTGATTAACCAAGTAGCTCCGAAGGGTGATGAAGAAGGTATTCCTGCTATTGACATCGACATGACTGGGTTAAAG GAAAAAGAAGACGTGAAGCGTGCAGAATGCATGTTAGTGCAAGCAGACAGACTAGGTTGCCGCCAGTTTGTTACAGCCACGGATGTTGTTCGTGGAAATCCAAAGCTAAACTTGGCTTTTATAGCTAACCTTTTCAACAAATATCCTGCCCTACATAAACCAGAAAACCAAGACATTGACTGGAGTTCTATTGAAG GTGAAACAAGAGAAGAAAGGACATTCCGCAACTGGATGAACTCTTTGGGAGTTAATCCACGAGTAAATCACTTGTATAG TGACCTGTCAGATGCCCTTGTCATATTCCAGTTGTATGAAAAGATTAAGGTTCCAGTGGACTGGAACAGAGTAAACAAACCACCCTACCCTAAACTGGGAGGAAATATGAAAAAG CTTGAGAACTGCAATTATGCTGTTGAATTGGGAAAGAACAAGGCAAAGTTTTCACTGGTTGGCATTGCTGGGCAAGATCTGAATGAAGGAAATCGTACCCTAACCTTGGCCTTACTCTGGCAGTTGATGAGAAG gtaTACGCTGAATATTCTTGAAGATATTGGAGGAGGGCAGAAAGTTAATGATGAAACAATTATCTCTTGGGTGAATGAAACACTGAAGGAAGCTGGAAAAGCCTCCTCCATATCCAGTTTTAAG GATGGTAAAATCAGCACAAGTATGCCTGTTCTAGACCTAATCGATGCAATTCAGCCTGGCTGCATTAACTATGATCTTTTGAAAACAGAAGACCTGGATGAGACAGAGAAACTCAACAACGCTAA ATACGCTATTTCCATGGCAAGGAAAGTTGGTGCAAGGGTTTACGCCCTTCCAGATGATCTGGTGGAAGTGAAACCAAAGATGGTTATGACAGTCTTTGCTTGCCTTATGGGACGTGGACTTAAagtttaa
- the LOC108707736 gene encoding type-1 angiotensin II receptor — MDTAALNASIGSISNITSLTPSEKSPRNHCSSIPDDFEFIFILVPIFYIIIFIVGILGNMIIVIGLTCFLQAKTVANIYIVNLAIADLSFVATLPLWAVSMAAKYEWTFGSFMCKFCATMSSMNMFSSIFLLTCLSIDRYFGIVHPMRSLKWRTQAKAKIVTFIVWASACAASFPTMYFRETYYSKKHQIITCAMKYPKQRVFWPNFVDLMKNIFGFVIPFLIQGGCYCLIYKNVLASKKSKVKNAKSDNILKVVLAMVSAFIVCWLPFQIASFLKVLVRITWISNCKVAQIINAVMPVTVCIAFSNSCVNPILYFFASKRFRNQLAIALRKSFSQSYRTTRTR; from the coding sequence ATGGATACTGCAGCTTTGAATGCATCCATTGGATCAATTAGCAATATAACCAGCCTTACACCTTCTGAAAAATCTCCCAGAAACCACTGCTCATCCATTCCAGatgattttgaatttatttttatacttgttcctatattttacataataatcTTCATAGTTGGGATTCTTGGCAATATGATCATAGTCATTGGACTGACTTGTTTTCTTCAGGCAAAAACCgttgcaaatatttatatagtgaatttagcTATTGCAGACTTGTCATTTGTTGCCACATTACCACTCTGGGCAGTGTCGATGGCAGCAAAATATGAATGGACATTTGGCTCCTTCATGTGCAAATTCTGTGCCACCATGTCATCGATGAATATGTTCTCCAGTATTTTCCTGCTTACGTGCCTCAGTATAGATCGCTACTTTGGTATTGTCCATCCAATGAGATCGCTCAAGTGGCGAACGCAGGCCAAAGCTAAAATAGTAACTTTTATTGTATGGGCTTCAGCCTGTGCTGCCAGCTTTCCTACCATGTATTTCCGTGAGACTTACTATTCTAAAAAGCACCAGATCATCACCTGTGCTATGAAATACCCAAAACAACGTGTGTTTTGGCCAAATTTTGTGGACTTGATGAAAAACATATTTGGATTTGTGATACCATTTCTTATCCAAGGAGGTTGTTACTGTCTGATATATAAAAACGTGTTAGCATCAAAAAAGAGCAAGGTTAAGAATGCAAAAAGTGACAACATTCTAAAGGTGGTTTTGGCAATGGTGTCTGCCTTTATAGTTTGCTGGCTGCCATTTCAGATTGCTAGCTTCCTGAAAGTCTTAGTTCGGATAACCTGGATAAGTAACTGCAAAGTGGCTCAGATTATCAACGCAGTAATGCCAGTTACAGTGTGTATTGCTTTCTCCAATAGCTGTGTCAATCCCATTCTTTACTTCTTTGCTAGCAAGAGATTCCGAAACCAGCTAGCCATAGCACTGAGAAAGTCCTTTTCCCAAAGCTACAGAACTACTAGAACAAGATGA